DNA from Phragmites australis chromosome 16, lpPhrAust1.1, whole genome shotgun sequence:
CGGACGAGGCCTTGCTCCGGCCGGACCGCCTCACGGTGCTCCTGAGCGGGTACTCGGAGCGTCGGCTTCCGCTCCTCCGCGCCATCGCGGGCGCGTACGCCGCGCACCCGCTGGTCCTCGCCGTGGTCGTGCTCTGGTGCAACCCCTCCACCcccgaccgcctcctcctccgcggcgGGTTCCCGCCCCGCGTCACGctccgccgcgccgcctccgCGTCCCTCAACTCCCGCTTCCTCCCCGACCCCTCCATCCGCACAGCCGCCGTAGCCGTCGTGGACGACGACGTCCTCCCCGACGCCGCTGCGCTCTCCTTCGCGTTCGCTGCCTGGCAGGCGGCCCGCCCGGGCTCCCTCGTCGGCTTCTTCCCGAGGTCGCACCACCTCGACCTCGCCCGCGGGCGGTGGATGTACACGGCGGCGCAGCCGGGACGGTACTCCATGGTGCTCACCAAGTTCATGATCCTCGGCGCCAACCTCCTCTACAAATACTCGTGCTCGCCGGAGCTCGTGGCCGCGCGCGCCGTGGTGGATCGGGAACGCAACTGCGAGGACATCCTCATGAACTTCGTCGCCGCCGAGGAGACCGGCGAGGGGCCGGTGCTCGTGGAGGCCGGCAGCGTCAGGGACTGGGGCGACCCCAGGAACGACGCgaacgccggcgccggcgaagGAGGCGCGATGAAGGACGTTGGGCTGAGCTCCAGAGGCGGGACGGGGCACtgggagaagagaggggagTGC
Protein-coding regions in this window:
- the LOC133895552 gene encoding glycosyltransferase family protein 64 C3-like — translated: MLPRSHHRLRLVLVLVALAGVAVARVSGGKEEDAACDAANRPDEALLRPDRLTVLLSGYSERRLPLLRAIAGAYAAHPLVLAVVVLWCNPSTPDRLLLRGGFPPRVTLRRAASASLNSRFLPDPSIRTAAVAVVDDDVLPDAAALSFAFAAWQAARPGSLVGFFPRSHHLDLARGRWMYTAAQPGRYSMVLTKFMILGANLLYKYSCSPELVAARAVVDRERNCEDILMNFVAAEETGEGPVLVEAGSVRDWGDPRNDANAGAGEGGAMKDVGLSSRGGTGHWEKRGECITAFHRLLGRMPLRYSYGKVVEAAVGEQGLCSKGGRLVRCDQE